The following coding sequences lie in one Arachis stenosperma cultivar V10309 chromosome 5, arast.V10309.gnm1.PFL2, whole genome shotgun sequence genomic window:
- the LOC130980669 gene encoding zinc finger protein 6-like — protein sequence MNYSSSSSEKPASELKLLGFPLENTTSGTNNNCIVCSYCDRRFQNFQALGGHQNAHRRERQIIAMHNLLPYQYKPIIIAAFGDAVLPPPEKLLLPAVEASPAGMRRRNNSPSVGRVSDNDDIDLELRLATSPDKESIRCLRKHRS from the coding sequence ATGAATTACTCATCGTCTTCTTCAGAAAAGCCAGCATCAGAGCTGAAGCTATTAGGTTTTCCTTTGGAAAATACCACTAGCGGAACTAATAATAACTGTATAGTGTGTTCATACTGTGATCGAAGATTCCAGAACTTTCAAGCACTTGGAGGGCACCAGAATGCGCATAGAAGAGAGAGGCAAATTATCGCTATGCATAATCTACTACCGTACCAATACAAACCAATAATAATCGCTGCTTTTGGTGACGCTGTATTGCCACCGCCGGAAAAGCTATTGTTACCTGCGGTGGAGGCATCACCGGCGGGAATGCGCCGCCGCAATAACTCTCCCTCTGTAGGAAGAGTTAGCGATAATGATGACATTGATCTTGAATTGAGATTAGCTACCTCCCCTGATAAGGAGTCTATAAGGTGTTTGAGAAAACACCGTAGTTAA